A region of Negativicutes bacterium DNA encodes the following proteins:
- the rpoN gene encoding RNA polymerase factor sigma-54, whose amino-acid sequence MKNNLNFSIQQKTIITPQLRQAIEVLQLSAQELQDMIQEEFLENPVLEFDTDKKDDIEEKYDNTTINIEDFNKYLNENILSETFYQDKYYNFEAIVTNKISLQEHLINQLELHNISPDSHKIAEYLIGNIDDNGYLNTTVNDVAERFNMSIAKVEQVLKLIQGFEPDGIGAQNLQECLLIQAKTRENKNMIAIKIIEEYWNDIVGYKIKNIAKKLSCHTGEIEQAIDFIKTLNPKPGITYNQESVQYVVPDVVVKKVDDDFVVLVNDYGIPRLMINDSYKKISENIDIDTKKYLNNKFTAALSLMKSIEQRRNTLAKVMKKIVEYQHEFFESGANFLKPLTMRVIAEEVEIHESTVSRAVANKYADTPYGIMYIRNFFIGNILNNNNEEIATTKIKKIIKEIIMTENHAKPWADQDICEKLESYEINISRRTVAKYREQMGIASSSKRKHSFN is encoded by the coding sequence ATGAAAAATAATCTAAATTTTTCAATTCAACAAAAGACAATAATTACACCACAATTAAGACAAGCAATCGAGGTTTTACAATTATCAGCTCAAGAATTACAAGATATGATCCAAGAAGAGTTTTTAGAAAATCCAGTACTGGAATTTGATACTGACAAAAAAGATGATATTGAAGAAAAATATGACAACACCACAATTAATATTGAAGATTTTAATAAATATTTAAATGAAAATATATTGAGTGAAACTTTTTATCAGGATAAGTATTATAATTTTGAAGCGATTGTTACAAATAAAATATCATTGCAAGAGCATTTGATAAACCAACTAGAGTTACACAACATCAGTCCAGATAGTCATAAAATTGCGGAATATTTAATTGGCAATATTGACGATAATGGCTATTTAAATACTACAGTAAATGATGTTGCAGAAAGATTTAATATGTCAATAGCAAAAGTTGAGCAAGTTTTAAAATTAATTCAAGGTTTTGAACCAGATGGAATTGGGGCTCAAAATCTTCAAGAATGTCTTTTAATCCAAGCAAAAACTAGAGAAAATAAAAATATGATAGCTATTAAAATTATTGAAGAATACTGGAATGATATTGTTGGGTATAAAATTAAAAATATTGCAAAGAAATTATCGTGCCATACTGGTGAAATTGAGCAAGCAATTGATTTTATCAAAACTTTAAATCCTAAACCTGGTATTACTTATAATCAAGAAAGTGTGCAGTATGTTGTACCGGATGTTGTTGTGAAAAAGGTTGATGATGACTTTGTAGTGCTGGTAAATGACTATGGGATTCCTCGATTAATGATTAATGACTCATACAAAAAAATTAGTGAAAATATTGATATAGACACTAAAAAATACTTAAATAATAAATTTACTGCAGCGCTATCATTGATGAAAAGTATTGAGCAGCGGAGAAATACTTTAGCTAAAGTGATGAAAAAAATTGTAGAATATCAACATGAATTTTTTGAAAGTGGAGCAAACTTTTTAAAACCATTAACAATGAGAGTCATTGCTGAAGAGGTGGAAATTCATGAGTCGACTGTCAGCAGGGCGGTTGCTAATAAATATGCTGATACACCATATGGAATAATGTATATTAGAAATTTTTTTATTGGCAATATTCTTAATAATAATAACGAAGAAATTGCTACAACAAAAATTAAAAAAATTATTAAAGAGATTATAATGACCGAAAATCACGCTAAGCCTTGGGCGGACCAAGATATTTGTGAAAAACTTGAAAGCTACGAAATTAATATTTCGCGCAGAACGGTTGCAAAATATCGAGAACAAATGGGAATAGCTTCTTCTAGCAAAAGAAAGCACTCTTTTAATTAA
- a CDS encoding hexokinase, producing MNYFTDIMKQFTLEMADIIKISDTFAAELNLPKEQSDLKMLSSYLSYPTSLSIGNYLALDLGGSNVRVSLIALYGNKNYTILKSIKKPLKLSGQYNYLDKTATGSELFNFIATMIKEIITEGEQYYLGHTFSFPFTQTNIDEAYLIEWTKEFKTKAVEGQNVTALLVTALNKLGIFNVEPVAVINDTVATFLAAAYTNNNVIIGSICGTGHNTACLIGDTIFNLESGNFSKIPLNKYDEQFDLLTEKPKKQLLEKLSAGRYLGEVVRTVLLDLVDNNVFNSTTEAKLILKEPYIINTEFISTILNSGCSNTNKIFAKINISFKDQYQKEIFELVKQIVIRAASLVAATYLGIIKNNSSNTKNDLVIAVDGSLYEKMPFYSETITKIILAGKKSNRINNNITVVFENRGSELGAAIAAAIVKNNSH from the coding sequence ATGAACTATTTTACTGATATTATGAAACAGTTTACTTTGGAAATGGCTGATATTATAAAAATTAGTGATACTTTCGCAGCGGAATTAAATCTTCCCAAAGAGCAGAGTGATTTAAAAATGCTCTCATCATATTTATCTTATCCAACCAGTCTTAGCATAGGAAACTATTTAGCGCTAGATTTGGGGGGGAGTAATGTTAGAGTATCTTTAATTGCTTTATATGGCAACAAAAATTACACTATATTGAAAAGTATAAAAAAACCATTGAAATTAAGTGGACAATATAATTATCTTGATAAGACCGCTACGGGCAGTGAATTATTTAATTTCATTGCTACAATGATTAAAGAAATAATTACTGAAGGTGAACAGTACTATTTAGGCCATACTTTTTCCTTTCCCTTTACTCAAACTAATATTGATGAAGCTTATCTTATTGAATGGACGAAAGAGTTTAAAACAAAAGCTGTAGAAGGACAAAATGTAACGGCATTACTAGTAACTGCATTAAATAAATTGGGTATTTTTAACGTAGAACCAGTTGCTGTTATTAATGACACCGTGGCTACTTTTTTAGCGGCAGCTTATACCAATAACAATGTTATTATTGGTTCAATCTGTGGTACTGGTCATAATACGGCATGTTTGATTGGTGATACTATTTTCAACTTAGAATCAGGTAATTTTTCTAAAATTCCATTAAATAAATATGATGAGCAATTCGATCTGTTAACGGAAAAACCTAAAAAACAATTATTAGAAAAATTATCGGCTGGTAGATATTTAGGAGAAGTAGTAAGAACAGTATTATTGGATTTAGTTGATAACAATGTTTTTAACAGTACAACTGAGGCAAAGTTAATATTAAAAGAACCATATATTATAAATACCGAATTTATTTCCACAATACTAAATAGTGGTTGTTCTAATACGAATAAAATTTTTGCTAAAATAAATATAAGTTTTAAGGATCAATATCAAAAAGAAATATTTGAACTCGTTAAGCAAATTGTCATAAGAGCAGCTAGTTTAGTGGCTGCAACTTATCTTGGGATAATAAAAAATAATAGTAGCAATACTAAAAATGATTTAGTTATTGCTGTGGATGGTTCTTTATATGAAAAAATGCCTTTTTATAGTGAAACTATTACAAAAATAATTTTAGCTGGGAAAAAAAGTAATAGAATTAATAATAATATAACAGTAGTGTTCGAAAATCGTGGCTCAGAATTAGGGGCTGCTATTGCTGCTGCTATTGTAAAAAATAATAGTCATTGA
- a CDS encoding VOC family protein: protein MQFRFVHNNINVLNLERSLKFYKDALNLQEVRRKETEHFTLVYLGDGLSQHQLELTYLHDRTEPYNLGENEFHLAFTVEDYDAAYKLHKEMGCICYENVKMGLYFINDPDGYWLEVLPAKR, encoded by the coding sequence ATGCAATTTAGATTTGTTCATAATAATATTAATGTATTAAACCTTGAAAGAAGTTTGAAATTTTATAAAGATGCACTGAATTTACAAGAAGTTAGACGAAAAGAAACGGAACATTTTACGTTAGTTTATCTAGGCGATGGTCTTAGCCAACACCAATTAGAGTTAACTTACTTACATGACCGTACAGAACCTTATAATTTAGGCGAAAATGAATTTCATTTAGCTTTTACTGTGGAAGATTATGACGCAGCCTATAAGCTTCATAAAGAAATGGGCTGTATTTGCTATGAAAATGTTAAAATGGGTCTGTACTTTATCAATGATCCAGATGGATATTGGCTGGAAGTATTGCCAGCCAAACGTTAA